A section of the Nitrososphaerota archaeon genome encodes:
- a CDS encoding ABC transporter ATP-binding protein, with amino-acid sequence MATVSLKDLTKSYGDIRAVNEINIEVREKEFLTILGPSGCGKTTLLRMIAGLETPTKGDILIDGISMLDVPTRERDIAMVFQTYALYNHMTAYDNIAFPLKMRKVPQQEIDRKVKDAAELLGIKQALDRKPGKLSGGEQQRVALGRAIVREPKVFLMDEPLTFLDPKLRTQMRVEIKTLQRRLGVTTIYVTHDQAEAMTMSDRIGMMRSGVLQQIGTPEEIYYKPVNTFVASFLGSPLINLINCKYTKENGKAMLDAGAFEIDITDLKGSLDGEKGVSEVILGIRPEDISVSRKKSASSIESDVYLTEPLGSETNLLLKVGGNNVNTKVGGVSDLKAGDKVWITFDKNKLHLFKSTGEAIQ; translated from the coding sequence ATGGCCACTGTCTCCCTCAAGGATCTAACAAAGAGCTACGGAGATATCCGAGCAGTCAACGAGATAAATATTGAGGTTCGGGAAAAGGAGTTCCTCACAATCCTGGGCCCATCAGGCTGCGGAAAAACAACACTTCTCAGAATGATAGCTGGGTTAGAGACACCCACAAAAGGCGATATTCTGATCGACGGCATCTCGATGTTGGATGTTCCTACCCGTGAGAGAGACATCGCAATGGTCTTCCAAACCTACGCATTATACAACCACATGACTGCATATGATAACATTGCGTTTCCGCTGAAGATGCGCAAAGTTCCGCAGCAAGAAATCGATCGAAAGGTTAAGGACGCTGCTGAGCTGCTCGGCATAAAACAGGCATTAGATCGGAAACCCGGTAAACTCAGCGGAGGAGAGCAGCAGCGGGTTGCTCTTGGACGCGCAATCGTGAGGGAGCCCAAGGTCTTTCTAATGGATGAACCTCTTACATTCTTGGATCCTAAGCTTAGGACACAGATGCGAGTAGAGATTAAGACTCTTCAGAGACGGCTAGGAGTCACAACCATCTACGTGACGCATGATCAGGCAGAGGCGATGACGATGTCCGATCGCATAGGTATGATGAGGAGTGGTGTCCTGCAGCAGATCGGAACACCTGAAGAGATATACTATAAACCGGTAAACACCTTTGTCGCGAGCTTCTTAGGTTCCCCACTAATCAATCTGATTAACTGCAAATATACTAAGGAGAACGGAAAGGCAATGCTTGACGCGGGAGCCTTCGAGATTGATATTACAGACCTCAAGGGCAGCCTCGACGGCGAAAAAGGCGTAAGCGAGGTTATCCTCGGCATTCGACCTGAAGACATATCTGTTTCACGGAAGAAGTCAGCATCCAGTATCGAGTCAGATGTCTATTTGACAGAGCCATTGGGATCAGAAACAAACCTGCTATTGAAGGTGGGAGGTAATAACGTGAACACCAAGGTCGGAGGCGTAAGCGACCTCAAGGCAGGAGATAAAGTCTGGATCACTTTCGACAAGAATAAGCTCCACCTCTTCAAGAGCACAGGCGAAGCGATCCAATAG
- a CDS encoding cupredoxin domain-containing protein: protein MVKTIVLLTAVVAVIVAGAAAYFLLIAAPQSGTPSSGSSKTVLLTLTEIREGEEGWVPSTIYLKKGDSVKLTVVNGDDDFKHAFVIPDLGVQTGLIPPRNERTTVNFRADRTGTFQFNDPDSPPECKQVSSAEITKREMTFRLATLVDELSNATSVESAKPYVGQLELSVRNYNQTVPSGIAQIVNSLGKATTMSDIASLTDKLDTAVGTLEHSLVPPCIKSGQIIVEP, encoded by the coding sequence TTGGTCAAGACGATTGTTCTGCTGACCGCTGTTGTTGCTGTAATAGTGGCAGGTGCAGCGGCTTACTTCCTTTTAATCGCGGCCCCCCAATCAGGTACGCCTTCTAGCGGCTCCAGTAAAACAGTCCTTCTGACCTTAACTGAGATTAGAGAAGGAGAGGAAGGCTGGGTTCCCTCAACAATATATCTGAAGAAGGGGGACTCAGTCAAACTTACCGTTGTAAACGGAGATGATGACTTCAAACATGCGTTTGTGATTCCAGATCTTGGTGTACAAACTGGGCTAATCCCTCCACGAAACGAGCGAACCACAGTCAACTTCCGAGCTGACCGTACAGGTACATTCCAGTTCAACGACCCGGATTCACCGCCAGAATGCAAACAAGTCTCATCCGCCGAGATAACGAAAAGAGAAATGACATTCAGGCTTGCGACTCTGGTTGACGAATTAAGTAACGCAACATCGGTGGAGAGTGCAAAGCCCTATGTGGGCCAGCTTGAGCTGTCTGTAAGAAATTATAATCAAACAGTTCCTTCTGGTATAGCGCAGATTGTAAACAGTCTAGGAAAGGCTACCACAATGAGCGATATAGCGAGCTTAACAGACAAACTTGATACTGCAGTGGGTACACTCGAACACTCTTTGGTTCCTCCCTGCATAAAATCTGGTCAAATAATCGTCGAGCCGTAA
- a CDS encoding cupredoxin domain-containing protein, producing the protein MNTQTIAIAAIIVVAIAGVYLAMSPTSPTQQNGNAGTASKQVKVKLTETDDEAKVWVPNTIYLKKGNTYELVVLNGDDDDNHTFYAPGLGVVLENIPPTNGQKTTLLTAGTVGNFTFTDPSVPEWGSTECKSVSGAEEPPCIPPGQIVVQP; encoded by the coding sequence TTGAACACTCAAACCATCGCTATAGCCGCTATTATCGTAGTAGCAATAGCAGGTGTCTACCTTGCAATGTCTCCCACATCGCCGACTCAGCAAAATGGTAATGCAGGAACTGCTAGCAAACAGGTCAAAGTGAAACTAACTGAGACAGACGATGAAGCCAAAGTATGGGTTCCAAACACCATCTATCTCAAAAAAGGCAACACATACGAACTTGTAGTTCTAAACGGTGACGACGATGACAACCATACATTTTATGCCCCCGGTCTCGGTGTAGTGTTAGAGAATATACCTCCTACCAATGGTCAGAAGACCACACTTCTTACAGCCGGAACGGTAGGAAACTTCACCTTCACGGATCCTTCAGTTCCAGAATGGGGTTCAACTGAGTGCAAGTCTGTATCAGGCGCAGAAGAGCCACCATGTATTCCACCCGGACAAATAGTCGTTCAACCGTAA
- a CDS encoding YkvA family protein, which translates to MLALKERLKQLRIDTYALYLAYRDPRVPFRAKLLIAAVVGYALSPIDLIPDFIPILGQLDDLIIVPAGIALALRMMPPEILEEYREKAKSGISNNKRKNWIAAAIIVLIWLLAAYLFFTFLLKIFS; encoded by the coding sequence ATTTTGGCTTTGAAGGAACGGCTCAAGCAACTGCGAATCGATACCTACGCACTTTACCTAGCCTACCGTGACCCTAGAGTCCCTTTCCGCGCTAAGCTCCTGATAGCAGCAGTTGTAGGCTATGCTTTAAGTCCCATCGATCTGATTCCTGACTTCATACCGATACTAGGCCAACTAGATGATCTCATCATTGTTCCAGCAGGAATCGCGCTAGCATTAAGGATGATGCCACCAGAAATACTAGAAGAATACCGAGAAAAAGCAAAATCAGGAATTAGCAACAACAAGAGAAAAAACTGGATTGCCGCAGCTATCATCGTTTTGATTTGGTTACTCGCAGCCTACCTATTCTTCACTTTTCTGCTAAAAATCTTTAGTTGA